From Erigeron canadensis isolate Cc75 chromosome 8, C_canadensis_v1, whole genome shotgun sequence, one genomic window encodes:
- the LOC122609719 gene encoding lysM domain receptor-like kinase 3, which yields MFMISLAHFICVAFFITSFKQVLSVNVVIKSTLIYPLTCSNYTHTCDSYLYHISKGHNIEEIASFYSVNPSKITPIKHNTNIDYLVSVQCACKKDNSSDDYYMYDSAYKRKPGESVNYITDEYYSGQVWNVSGVDEEELTVHLVCGCVEDESQNVVTYAIQAEDTLIGVSELLNAKEREVENLNKVLTKDPNYIDVGWVLFVPMEKFKIKASKNWKMQAWTKIVFIVLALLLVMVAFSIWFLLRKRWKIKKHEAKTIKKRINAEKTTLENHFFNIDMEETATNMESEKPVIISLEEIEHATNNFDESRKIGEGGYGSVYFGIIREKEAAIKKMRSNKSKEFFAELKVLCRIHHNNVVQLLGYASGDNHLYLVYEYIQNGTLSEHLQDPALKGHQPLSWPSRANIALDAARGIEYIHDHTKARYVHRDIKTANILLDLGLKAKVSDFGLTKFVERANEEDFIATRVVGTPGYLAPESISEMQTTSKTDVFAFGVVLAELITGQRALARDKQEPSKLKTLVSVIRAIFQDNDPLAALEARIDNNLNGNYPIEEMYKMAETSFLCMNENPANRPEMHTVVTILGQIVMSSIEWEASLGGKSQVFSGLFSGR from the exons ATGTTCATGATCTCGTTGGCTCACTTCATTTGTGTAGCATTCTTCATCACTTCTTTCAAACAAGTGCTTTCCGTGAATGTGGTCATAAAATCTACACTTATATACCCGTTAACTTGTTCTAATTACACTCATACTTGTGATTCCTATCTATACCACATCTCTAAAGGCCATAATATCGAAGAAATTGCTTCTTTCTACTCTGTTAACCCCTCTAAAATCACACCTATAAAGCACAACACTAATATTGATTATCTAGTTTCAGTTCAATGCGCTTGTAAGAAAGATAATAGTAGTGATGATTACTACATGTATGATTCGGCTTATAAAAGGAAACCAGGAGAGAGTGTTAACTACATAACCGATGAGTATTACAGTGGGCAAGTTTGGAATGTCAGCGGAGTAGATGAAGAAGAACTTACTGTACATCTAGTTTGCGGGTGTGTTGAAGACGAATCTCAGAATGTTGTCACGTACGCTATACAAGCTGAAGATACTTTGATTGGTGTTTCTGAGCTTCTCAATGCAAAAGAGAGGGAAGTTGAGAACTTGAACAAAGTTTTGACTAAAGATCCTAACTATATTGATGTCGGGTGGGTATTATTTGTACCAATGGAGAAATTCAAGATTAAGGCATCCAAAAACT GGAAAATGCAGGCATGGACGAAAATTGTCTTTATAGTTTTAGCTCTGCTTCTGGTTATGGTGGCTTTCTCAATCTGGTTTCTTCTTAGAAAACGATGGAAAATCAAGAAACATGAAGCAAAAACCATCAAAAAGAGGATAAACGCAGAGAAGACGACCCTGGAAAATCACTTTTTTAATATAGACATGGAAG AGACAGCAACAAATATGGAGTCTGAAAAACCCGTTATAATTAGTCTGGAAGAGATTGAGCATGCTACAAATAATTTTGACGAATCAAGAAAAATAGGAGAAGGTGGATACGGTAGTGTGTACTTTGGCATAATAAGAGAAAAG GAAGCTGCAATAAAGAAGATGAGATCCAACAAGTCAAAGGAGTTCTTTGCAGAACTAAAGGTTCTTTGCAGGATACATCATAATAATGTG GTGCAACTCCTTGGATACGCAAGTGGTGACAACCACCTTTATTTGGTATATGAGTACATCCAGAATGGAACATTAAGCGAACATCTTCAGGACCCTGCGCTAAAAG GTCACCAGCCTCTTTCTTGGCCATCAAGAGCAAATATCGCACTTGATGCTGCTAGAGGAATTGAATACATTCATGATCATACAAAGGCTCGTTATGTTCATCGAGATATTAAGACAGCAAATATACTTCTTGACTTGGGACTCAAAGCTAAG GTTTCAGATTTTGGACTGACCAAATTTGTTGAGCGTGCAAATGAAGAAGATTTCATAGCCACAAGAGTTGTGGGTACACCAGGCTATCTAGCCCCTGA GTCAATAagcgaaatgcaaaccacatcAAAGACTGATGTTTTTGCATTCGGGGTGGTTCTAGCAGAGCTGATAACTGGTCAGCGAGCACTTGCACGTGATAAGCAGGAACCAAGCAAGCTCAAGACACTAGTTTCAGTG ATACGTGCAATATTTCAAGATAATGATCCATTGGCAGCATTGGAAGCTCGAATTGACAATAATCTGAATGGAAACTATCCCATAGAAGAAATGTATAAG ATGGCTGAAACTTCGTTCCTATGCATGAACGAAAATCCGGCTAATAGACCAGAAATGCACACCGTCGTCACTATATTGGGCCAAATTGTGATGTCCTCGATAGAATGGGAAGCGTCACTCGGTGGCAAAAGTCAAGTTTTTAGTGGTTTGTTCAGTGGAAGATGA
- the LOC122580102 gene encoding putative pentatricopeptide repeat-containing protein At1g64310, which translates to MFVHFKSLVFELSKQNQTLSITKSFHALLIKTCIFHDPFYSTKIIRHYANNNDIVSAHNLFDEMPHRTVYLWNSIIRAYAQTHHFLDGFTLFKQMLASEIKPDNFTFACVLRACSERLDLDALKVVHGQLIASDMGLDSICGSALVSAYSKLARIDDARMVFDRLNERDLVLYNTMISGYGSCGYWMKGLHLFIVMRRMGDQPDGYTVVGLLSGLTYSSLLEIGQEIHGYCLRNGFDSNAHVSSMLVSMYSRCSCMHSACKVFDGLMQPDLVTWSALISGFSQSGEYRNALVSFREMNVEGRKPDSILIATLLAVTAQMVVLSRGVEIHGYAIRHNLHTEIMVSSALVDMYSKCGFLDLGIKVFEQMPKRNIVSYNSIIASLGLYGHASWAFEVFREVLEKGLKPDESTFSALLSACCHGGLVKEGREFLRRMDVDFGIKAKTEHYVHFVKLIGMAGELEEAYKLVDSLGGHVDSGIWGALLSCCDVHNDSKMAELVAQRLFDNKPDKSTYKVTLSNLHAGNGRWDDVKNLRDELDDVGNKKIRGTSWIEI; encoded by the coding sequence ATGTTTGTTCACTTTAAGTCACTTGTATTTGAActatcaaaacaaaatcaaaccttATCAATAACCAAATCATTCCATGCTTTACTCATCAAAACCTGCATTTTCCATGACCCATTTTACTCTACTAAAATCATAAGACATTATGCTAACAATAATGATATCGTCTCTGCCCACAacctgtttgatgaaatgcctcacAGAACTGTCTATCTTTGGAACTCCATTATTAGAGCTTATGCTCAAACCCATCattttcttgatgggttcacaCTGTTTAAACAAATGTTAGCTTCAGAAATAAAGCCTGATAATTTCACATTTGCTTGCGTTTTACGTGCTTGTTCCGAAAGACTTGATCTTGATGCTCTTAAGGTTGTGCATGGTCAACTTATTGCTTCTGATATGGGACTGGACTCGATTTGTGGTAGTGCGTTAGTGTCGGCTTATTCCAAACTTGCCCGAATTGATGACGCTAGAATGGTGTTTGATAGGTTAAACGAACGCGACTTGGTTTTATATAACACGATGATTTCGGGATATGGAAGTTGTGGGTATTGGATGAAGGGGTTACATTTGTTTATAGTAATGAGAAGAATGGGGGACCAGCCCGATGGATATACCGTGGTAGGATTGTTATCGGGTTTGACATATTCTAGCTTGCTGGAGATTGGCCAGGAAATTCATGGGTATTGTTTGAGAAACGGGTTTGATTCTAATGCACATGTAAGTAGTATGCTTGTTAGTATGTACTCGAGATGTAGTTGTATGCATTCGGCTTGTAAAGTTTTTGATGGTTTAATGCAGCCTGATTTAGTAACATGGTCTGCTTTGATATCCGGTTTTTCACAGTCTGGGGAGTATCGTAATGCCTTGGTTTCTTTCAGGGAAATGAACGTTGAAGGAAGAAAGCCGGATTCCATACTGATTGCTACTTTACTGGCTGTTACTGCACAGATGGTAGTTTTGTCACGAGGTGTTGAGATACATGGTTATGCCATTCGCCATAATCTACACACAGAAATAATGGTATCTTCTGCATTGGTAGACATGTATTCAAAATGCGGTTTCTTGGATTTGGGGATCAAGGTTTTTGAGCAGATGCCGAAGAGAAACATTGTTTCTTACAATTCGATTATAGCAAGTCTTGGTTTGTACGGACATGCATCCTGGGCTTTTGAAGTGTTTAGAGAGGTTCTTGAAAAAGGGTTAAAACCGGATGAATCTACTTTTTCTGCTCTACTATCTGCTTGCTGTCATGGTGGTCTTGTTAAAGAAGGTCGGGAGTTTCTTAGGAGAATGGATGTTGATTTTGGCATCAAAGCAAAAACCGAGCATTATGTTCACTTTGTGAAACTTATTGGTATGGCTGGGGAGTTGGAAGAGGCTTATAAACTGGTTGATTCTTTAGGAGGCCATGTGGATTCTGGCATCTGGGGTGCACTTCTTTCTTGCTGTGATGTACATAATGATTCAAAAATGGCAGAACTCGTAGCTCAGCGTCTATTTGACAATAAGCCAGATAAAAGTACCTATAAAGTTACTCTTTCCAACTTGCATGCTGGAAATGGGAGGTGGGACGATGTGAAAAACTTAAGGGATGAATTAGATGATGTGGGAAACAAGAAAATTCGTGGGACTAGCTGGATCGAGATATAA